Proteins from a single region of Hymenobacter sp. GOD-10R:
- a CDS encoding BLUF domain-containing protein: protein MNDLSTEAARRRAIAWATALAANTPLEPQAYEQGLLDEYAVGALSLEQVLRLLDERVKHVLYRSRATQAFREEALSELLAEARAWNEQHGITGLLCYSDRQFVQLLEGTAAQVDLLYARIQRDPRHRQVTTLSTAYDAQRFFADWQMAFITAEEGEFHWVLTSLQQTTHSASLAEQYVRDSHLRTLLEAFSQA from the coding sequence ATGAACGATCTGTCAACGGAAGCCGCGCGGCGCCGGGCCATTGCCTGGGCCACCGCCCTGGCCGCCAATACGCCCCTGGAACCCCAGGCCTACGAACAAGGGCTGCTGGATGAGTATGCCGTGGGCGCCCTCTCGCTGGAACAGGTGCTTCGGCTGCTCGATGAGCGCGTCAAGCACGTGCTCTACCGCAGTCGGGCCACGCAAGCCTTCCGTGAGGAAGCACTCAGCGAGCTGCTGGCCGAAGCCCGGGCCTGGAACGAGCAGCACGGCATCACCGGCCTGCTGTGCTACAGTGACCGCCAGTTTGTGCAGCTGCTGGAGGGCACAGCCGCGCAGGTCGACCTGCTCTACGCTCGCATCCAGCGTGACCCCCGCCACCGGCAAGTGACTACCCTGAGTACGGCTTACGATGCGCAGCGCTTCTTTGCCGATTGGCAGATGGCTTTCATCACTGCGGAAGAAGGCGAATTTCACTGGGTGCTGACGAGTTTGCAGCAGACGACCCATAGCGCTTCCCTCGCCGAGCAATACGTACGGGATTCGCACTTGCGCACCTTGCTGGAAGCCTTCAGCCAAGCGTGA
- a CDS encoding BLUF domain-containing protein: protein MLYSLVYTSQATTRLGAADVQGLVATARVYNASHHLTGVLFYSEGQFLQVLEGERTEVEALFAKIQRDPRHHQVQVRREEMVRRREFPYWGMGLSFVPVGVFTRLEQFIPPRLGDGMAREAPRPSLRGLLQPFVRQQR from the coding sequence ATGCTCTACTCACTGGTGTATACGAGTCAGGCGACCACGCGACTCGGTGCGGCCGACGTACAAGGGTTAGTGGCAACGGCGCGGGTGTACAACGCATCTCACCACCTGACGGGGGTGTTATTTTACAGCGAGGGACAGTTTCTGCAGGTGCTGGAAGGCGAGCGGACCGAAGTTGAGGCGCTCTTTGCCAAGATTCAGCGCGATCCGCGCCACCACCAGGTGCAGGTACGGCGAGAGGAGATGGTGCGGCGGCGCGAGTTTCCCTACTGGGGCATGGGCCTGAGTTTCGTACCGGTGGGCGTGTTTACCCGGCTTGAGCAGTTTATTCCGCCCCGGCTGGGAGACGGCATGGCAAGGGAAGCGCCGCGGCCCAGTCTCCGCGGCTTGTTGCAGCCGTTCGTGCGGCAGCAGCGGTAG
- a CDS encoding carboxypeptidase-like regulatory domain-containing protein, translating to MKLHASPFHPVTGTLLPAYRDAYLRGDLSSKNTEAVDAYIKANSQQADATLRRFYELKGKGHDVQAVGWVQRQFDLLRTEPQRFRQRAAALVVGTALVGSAVFAGSSRPTTTEATSPLASSTMAAAETEGSASLLRVATVRGRILDEEGKPLVGATVLQKGSFYGVSTDAKGEYLLRVPANQPVTLQYGYGGYTDEEVQVKGGTTENMTLVPQVKAKHVKKHRWFIF from the coding sequence ATGAAACTTCACGCTTCCCCCTTCCACCCCGTTACCGGTACCCTCCTCCCTGCTTACCGCGATGCTTATTTGCGCGGCGATCTGTCCAGCAAAAATACCGAAGCCGTCGACGCCTATATCAAAGCCAACAGCCAACAAGCGGATGCGACGCTCCGTCGCTTCTACGAGCTCAAAGGCAAAGGGCATGATGTACAAGCCGTGGGTTGGGTACAACGGCAGTTTGATCTGCTCCGCACCGAGCCCCAGCGTTTCCGCCAGCGGGCCGCAGCCCTGGTCGTGGGCACCGCGCTCGTGGGTAGCGCCGTCTTTGCCGGCTCGAGTCGCCCCACCACGACGGAGGCGACTTCCCCCCTCGCGTCGTCGACGATGGCCGCCGCCGAAACCGAAGGCTCCGCGAGCTTGCTGCGCGTGGCCACGGTCCGCGGCCGTATCCTGGACGAAGAAGGCAAGCCGCTGGTAGGCGCCACCGTCCTGCAAAAGGGCAGCTTCTACGGCGTGAGCACCGACGCGAAGGGCGAATACCTGCTGCGTGTACCCGCGAACCAGCCCGTTACGCTGCAATATGGCTACGGCGGCTACACCGACGAAGAAGTACAGGTAAAAGGCGGCACCACCGAAAACATGACCCTTGTTCCTCAAGTGAAAGCCAAGCACGTCAAAAAGCACCGCTGGTTTATCTTCTAA